The Agelaius phoeniceus isolate bAgePho1 chromosome 26, bAgePho1.hap1, whole genome shotgun sequence genome has a window encoding:
- the LOC129130962 gene encoding keratin, type I cytoskeletal 19-like, with product MSCNIKETITVSSKGRSSGGSCIIGGGGGGARISSFGIGSGRGFSGRSYCGGVNYGGGLSVGSLAGGSYGGGNCYGNGLGFGLGGGVVVGGLGGDCLLSSCDEKVTMQNLNDRLASYLDKVKCLEKENAELECRIREWYATQGLSCEPRDYSCYYKEIEDLQNQIVCATIDNNKIILDIDNSRMAADDFRVKYETELALRQSVEADINGLRQVLDQLTLCRSDLEAQLESLREELCCLKKNHEEEMSCLRKQSTGDVSVEVNACPGPDLRQILEDLRCQYETLIARNRKEVEDWYECKIEEVNREVITSGQEVETCNNQVTELRRQLQTLEIDLQAQLSQRNNLESSLAETECQYNSLLSELQNQITCVEQQLAEIRAEIECQNQEYKTLLDVKCRLEQEIQTYRCLLEGGQQDLIHGGGMGTGGGVIRTSHTYTTTSAAHCQAQVPPCKTGDIQVTCRRICD from the exons ATGAGTTGCAACATTAAGGAGACCATTACTGTGTCtagcaaaggcaggagcagcggTGGCAGCTGCATcattggtggtggtggtggtggagcaCGGATTTCTTCCTTTGGCATAGGCAGTGGCAGAGGTTTTTCTGGAAGGAGCTACTGCGGTGGAGTGAATTATGGAGGGGGACTGAGTGTTGGGAGCTTGGCTGGTGGGAGCTATGGAGGTGGCAACTGCTATGGCAATGGCCTCGGCTTTGGCCTCGGAGGTGGTGTGGTTGTTGGGGGTCTTGGTGGCGACTGCTTGCTTTCATCCTGCGATGAGAAAGTCACCATGCAAAACCTCAATGACCGCCTGGCTTCCTACCTGGACAAGGTGAAGTGCTTGGAGAAGGAGAATGCTGAGCTGGAGTGCAGGATCAGAGAGTGGTATGCAACACAGGGCCTCTCCTGCGAGCCCCGCGACTACAGCTGCTACTACAAAGAGATTGAAGATCTTCAGAACCAG ATTGTCTGCGCAACCATTGATAACAACAAGATCATCCTGGACATTGATAACAGCAGGATGGCTGCTGATGACTTCCGTGTGAA GTACGAGACGGAGCTGGCGCTGCGCCAGAGCGTGGAGGCCGACATCAACGGGCTGCGCCAGGTGCTGGACCAGCTGACGCTGTGCAGGTCTGACctggaggcacagctggagtCGCTGCGGgaggagctctgctgcctgAAGAAGAACCATGAGGAG GAGATGAGTTGCCTGAGGAAACAATCAACTGGAGATGTGAGTGTGGAGGTCAATGCCTGCCCGGGACCAGATCTCAGGCAAATCTTGGAGGATTTGAGATGCCAGTATGAAACACTGATAGCGCGCAACCGCAAGGAAGTCGAGGATTGGTATGAGTGCAAG ATTGAGGAGGTGAATCGGGAGGTTATTACGAGTGGTCAGGAGGTGGAGACGTGCAACAACCAAGTGACTGAACTGAGACGCCAATTGCAAACCCTGGAAATCGATCTCCAagctcagctcagccag AGAAATAACTTGGAATCATCTCTGGCTGAAACGGAGTGCCAGTACAACTCTCTCCTCAGTGAGCTACAGAACCAGATCACGTGTGTGGAGCAGCAGTTGGCTGAAATAAGAGCAGAAATAGAGTGCCAGAACCAAGAGTACAAGACCTTACTGGACGTCAAGTGCCGCCTGGAGCAGGAGATCCAGACCTACCGGTGCTTGTTGGAAGGAGGACAGCAGGACCTCAT TCACGGAGGAGGAATGGGAACTGGTGGAGGGGTCATTAGGACGAGCCACACCTACACAACAACTTCAGCTGCCCACTGCCAGGCCCAGGTCCCACCCTGCAAGACTGGAGACATACAAG TGACCTGCAGGAGAATTTGTGATTAA
- the LOC129130955 gene encoding keratin, type I cytoskeletal 17-like has translation MSCGTKSSSSTIRISSGGGGGGGGGGRCSGGGGGGGRSGGYSSMSSRKYTSSGGSGGFSGRSFGGGGSRSSYGGGFSSGSCGRISRSSYGGRMSGGSYGGGMSCGSMGGGLGSGGGGFGGMGGGYGGGGYSGGGFSGFGGSGGFGGGGSYGGGSFGGMGFGEDSGLLSTNEKLTMQNLNDRLASYMDKVRRLEEENSQLEQLIREWYKSQAPSQSKDYSQYYRTIEELQNQIVGANVDLNRMLLDMDNTRMTVDDFRLKYETEYTLHQSVASDINGLRPLLDQLTLSRSDLETQFESLKEELIFLKKNHEEEMRGLQGQSGGDVNVEVNATPGINLMEKLNEMRCEYERLIENNRKEVESWYETKMEEVNQQVHSSGQEIQSSNQQISELRREYQSLEIELQSQISMIDSLQSNLDDTERRYNMQLQQIQGMIGPLEEELASIRCEMESQNEEYKMLLGIKTRLEQEIQQYRALLEEGQQDLVIPAGGMGGGMGGGMGGGRIGGGGYSGGGRGGGGGMSGGYGGGGSGMGGGIGGGSCGGGSGGGGMGGGSGGMGGGSGGMGGGSGGGCIGGGGGGRTSGGISSSHSYSSSSQSQACRSGGESQGYGRKSFD, from the exons ATGAGCTGTGGCACCAAATCTTCGAGCAGTACCATCAGAATTagcagtggaggaggaggaggaggtggtggtggtggaagATGCAGtggtggaggtggtggagggGGTAGGTCTGGTGGATACTCCTCGATGTCCTCAAGAAAATACACCTCCTCTGGAGGCAGTGGGGGCTTTTCTGGGAGAAGCTTTGGTggaggaggctccaggagcagctaTGGGGGGGGCTTTAGcagtggcagctgtggcaggatCAGCCGCAGCAGCTATGGGGGGAGAATGAGTGGTGGTAGTTATGGAGGAGGAATGAGCTGTGGAAGCATGGGAGGAGGACTTGGATCAGGagggggtggttttgggggaatGGGAGGTGGTTATGGAGGTGGTGGATACAGTGGAGGTGGATTCAGTGGCTTTGGGGGTAGTGGTGGctttggtggtggtggcagctATGGAGGAGGCAGTTTTGGTGGCATGGGCTTTGGGGAGGATTCTGGCTTGCTCTCCACAAATGAGAAGCTGACCATGCAGAACCTCAACGATCGCCTGGCGTCCTACATGGATAAAGTGCGACGCTTGGAGGAGGAAAACTCCCAACTTGAGCAGCTGATCAGGGAGTGGTACAAAAGCCAAGCTCCCTCTCAGAGCAAGGATTACAGCCAATATTACAGGACAATTGAAGAGCTGCAAAACCAG ATTGTTGGTGCCAATGTGGACCTTAACAGGATGCTTCTTGACATGGACAACACCAGAATGACTGTGGATGACTTCAGACTGAA GTATGAGACTGAATACACCCTCCACCAGAGTGTGGCAAGTGATATCAATGGATTACGCCCACTTTTGGATCAACTGACTCTGTCCAGATCTGACTTGGAGACACAGTTTGAGTCCCTGAAGGAGGAACTGATCTTCCTGAAGAAGAACCACGAAGAG gaaatgaGAGGACTGCAAGGCCAGTCTGGTGGAGATGTCAATGTGGAGGTCAATGCTACTCCTGGCATTAACTTAATGGAAAAATTGAATGAAATGCGCTGCGAGTACGAGAGGCTCATTGAGAACAACAGGAAGGAGGTGGAGAGCTGGTATGAAACCAAG ATGGAAGAAGTTAATCAGCAAGTCCACTCCAGTGGCCAGGAGATACAATCAAGCAACCAGCAGATCTCTGAGCTGAGGCGTGAATATCAGAGTCTGGAAATTGAGCTGCAATCACAGATCAGCATG ATAGACTCTCTGCAGTCCAACCTGGATGACACAGAACGTCGTTACAAcatgcagctgcagcagatccAGGGCATGATCGGGCccctggaggaggagctggccAGCATCCGCTGTGAGATGGAGAGCCAGAACGAGGAGTACAAGATGCTCCTGGGCATCAAGACCCGCCTGGAGCAGGAGATCCAGCAGTACAGGGCACTCCTGGAGGAGGGACAGCAGGATCTTGT AATCCCAGCAGGAGGCATGGGAGGAGGCATGGGAGGAGGCATGGGAGGTGGTAGAATTGGAGGTGGTGGCTAttctggaggaggaagaggaggaggtggtggcATGAGTGGTGGATATGGAGGTGGTGGCAGCGGAATGGGAGGAGGAATAGGAGGAGGAAGTTGTGGAGGAGGAAGTGGTGGAGGAGGAATGGGAGGAGGAAGTGGAGGAATGGGAGGAGGAAGTGGAGGAATGGGAGGTGGAAGCGGCGGTGGATGcattggaggaggaggaggaggaagaaccTCAGGAGGCATCAGCAGCTCCCACTCCTACTCCTCATCTTCCCAGTCCCAGGCCTGCAGGAGTGGCGGCGAAAGCCAAG GATATGGAAGAAAGTCTTTTGACTAA
- the LOC129130956 gene encoding keratin, type I cytoskeletal 19-like produces MSCGSKQPLKSCLRGSSGGGGGGGGCHPSASSRTVTSSTSGGGRFSGGGSSRSSCGGGSGYGRRSSYAGGMSSSSCAGRLGGACYGGGMGHSSMGTGFRAGSGFGGFAGGGAAFSGGSFGSGGFQGGNVGILSYDEKLTMQSLNERLASYMETVRNLEKENAHLEQLIREWYQKQGPIGPKDYSHYYEKIEELQKQIVAAAVETHKVLLDLDNTKMTAEDFRIKYEMESGLRQNVEGDLNSLRPLLDNLTLAKSDLEMQFESLKEEIIDLKKNHEEEMKLLQSQSNGDVNVQINTAPGEDLLKKLNEMRQEYEAIIQKNRAEVEKWYESKMEEVSQQVHSSSQEIESSNQQISVLRREFQSLEIELQSQISQIDSLQSNLDDTERRYNMQLQQIQGMIGPLEEELASIRCEMESQNEEYKMLLGIKTRLEQEIQQYRALLQEGQQGISTSQGGAGGGSSGGGGGHGGSSGGRSCWSSGGRSSGGKTGGSYGRSSSSESGGGGSGGGSSGGGTCGKTSGGGGGSGGGGGGKSCLSRSSSSQSQPGDSCESPGSVENMKLCLEGNKTLERGATMEEVSEAIKQMRRGSFRKVEE; encoded by the exons ATGAGCTGTGGCTCCAAGCAGCCCCTGAAGAGCTGCCTGCGGGGGAGCAGCGGTGGAGGGGGCGGAGGGGGCGGCTGCCATCCCTCGGCCTCCTCGAGGACAGTCACCTCCAGCACCAGTGGTGGTGGCAGGTTTTCTGGTGGAGgaagctccaggagcagctgtggtggAGGAAGTGGCTATGGCAGGCGCAGTAGCTATGCAGGAggaatgagcagcagcagctgtgcagggagacTGGGGGGTGCCTGCTATGGAGGGGGAATGGGCCACAGCAGCATGGGAACGGGCTTCAGGGCTGGGAGTGgctttgggggctttgctgGAGGTGGGGCTGCTTTCAGTGGGGGCAGCTTTGGCAGTGGTGGCTTTCAGGGAGGGAATGTGGGAATTCTCTCCTACGATGAGAAGCTGACCATGCAGAGCCTTAATGAACGCCTGGCTTCCTACATGGAGACAGTCAGGaatctggaaaaggaaaatgctcACCTTGAACAGTTAATCAGGGAGTGGTACCAGAAGCAAGGTCCTATTGGCCCAAAGGACTACAGCCACTATTATGAAAAAATTGAAGAACTTCAAAAGCAG attgtggctgcagctgtggaaaCCCACAAGGTGCTTTTGGACCTGGATAACACAAAGATGACTGCAGAAGACTTTAGAATAAA GTACGAGATGGAGAGCGGGCTCCGGCAGAACGTGGAGGGCGACCTCAACAGCCTGAGGCCCCTGCTGGACAACCTGACCCTGGCCAAGTCCGACCTGGAAATGCAGTTTGAGTCTCTGAAGGAGGAGATCATCGACCTCAAGAAGAACCACGAGGAG GAAATGAAACTGCTGCAATCCCAGTCCAATGGGGATGTGAATGTGCAGATAAACACTGCTCCAGGAGAGGATCTGCTGAAAAAACTGAATGAGATGAGGCAAGAATATGAAGCTATAATTCAGAAAAACCGTGCAGAGGTTGAGAAGTGGTATGAAAGCAAG ATGGAAGAAGTGAGTCAACAAGTCCACTCAAGTAGCCAGGAAATAGAATCAAGCAACCAACAGATCTCTGTGCTGAGACGTGAATTTCAGAGCCTGGAAATTGAGCTGCAGTCGCAGATCAGTCAG ATAGACTCTCTGCAGTCCAACCTGGATGACACAGAACGTCGTTACAAcatgcagctgcagcagatccAGGGCATGATCGGGCccctggaggaggagctggccAGCATCCGCTGTGAGATGGAGAGCCAGAACGAGGAGTACAAGATGCTCCTGGGCATCAAGACCCGCCTGGAGCAGGAGATCCAGCAGtacagggcactgctgcaggaggggcagcagggcatTAG CACTTCACAGGGAGGAGCTGGTGGTGGATcttcaggaggaggaggag GTCATGGAGGAAGTAGTGGAGGAAGAAGCTGTTGGTCCTCAGGTGGAAGAAGCAGTGGAGGAAAAACCGGAGGATCCTATGGAAGATCTTCCTCTTCTGAAAGCGGAGGAGGAGGGAGTGGAGGAGGAAGTTCAGGAGGTGGAACCTGTGGTAAAACTTCaggtggaggaggtggcagtggaggaggaggagggggtaAATCCTGCCTCTCCCGCTCTTCATCTTCCCAGTCCCAGCCTGGCGACTCTTGTGAAAGCCCAg GAAGTGTTGAAAACATGAAGCTCTGCctggaaggaaataaaacattGGAGAGAGGAGCAACCATGGAGGAAGTGTCTGAAGCCATAAAACAGATGAGACGGG GGAGTTTTAGAAAGGTTGAGGAGTGA